A window of the Kosakonia sp. BYX6 genome harbors these coding sequences:
- a CDS encoding PTS sugar transporter subunit IIB translates to MKNIVLCCAAGMSTSMLVQRMKDAAQKKGVEVTIKAVPVAEFKDEIATADIVLLGPQVKYEQAKLQAQAEPLGKKVAVIDMMDYGMMKGDVVLEKALKLLE, encoded by the coding sequence ATGAAAAACATCGTTTTATGCTGTGCAGCAGGTATGTCCACCAGCATGTTGGTACAACGCATGAAAGACGCGGCGCAAAAAAAAGGCGTTGAAGTGACCATCAAAGCGGTTCCTGTTGCGGAATTCAAAGATGAAATCGCAACGGCGGATATCGTGTTGCTGGGGCCACAAGTGAAATACGAGCAGGCGAAGTTACAAGCGCAGGCAGAACCGCTGGGCAAAAAGGTGGCGGTGATCGACATGATGGATTACGGCATGATGAAAGGTGATGTCGTACTGGAAAAAGCCCTTAAGCTACTGGAGTGA
- a CDS encoding PTS lactose/cellobiose transporter subunit IIA has product MEDLETIIMELLVNAGAARSSALTALQMARKGEFDDAEKAMEESREFVKAAHKIQTQLIGLDEGAGKLPVNLITVHSQDHLMNAMVIQDLAGDMIEIYRRLPPRD; this is encoded by the coding sequence GTGGAAGATTTAGAAACCATCATTATGGAATTACTGGTTAACGCCGGTGCAGCACGGAGTTCGGCGTTAACTGCACTGCAGATGGCGCGAAAAGGCGAATTTGACGATGCGGAAAAGGCGATGGAGGAATCGCGGGAATTCGTCAAAGCTGCCCATAAAATTCAGACCCAACTGATCGGGCTGGATGAGGGAGCTGGCAAGCTGCCGGTAAATTTAATCACGGTGCATTCGCAGGATCACTTGATGAACGCGATGGTGATTCAGGATCTGGCTGGCGACATGATTGAGATCTATCGCCGCTTACCGCCCCGCGATTAA